The following are encoded in a window of Halorarum salinum genomic DNA:
- the proS gene encoding proline--tRNA ligase, with translation MSDTDDAEQELGVTKSKEYETGEWYAEVVRKAGLANYAPEGMSGFIVTRPRAYELWERMQGFLDAKFKETGVRNAYFPMFIPESYLEREKDIVEGFDPEVAWVTHAGHDELEERLAVRPTSESIITPYIARWVRSHRDLPLRVNQWCSVVRWEATETKPFFRTKEFLWQEGHTAHATHEDAWEETMLRLDQYESTYEDFLAVPVLRGRKPDHDKFPGADTTTTVEALMPDGKSVQGGTSHHLGTSFAEAFGITYSDEAEEETLAHTTSWGLSWRALGALIMTHSDDQGLVLPPTVAPEQVVVVPIWQEDTRDEVLEYAEGVAEELREAGVRVELDDRDTRNPGFKFNEHELHGVPVRFEIGPHEVEDREVTVVHRPDGEQSTVAREGIADAAQVHLDEVFAKLYAAAEENLEGGVRDADDRAGILGTIGQHGGYVRAPWCGEEACEGEIKEQIAAEIVMVPFEDEDDLVDADHDETCAICGEAAERTAYFAKSY, from the coding sequence ATGAGCGACACCGACGACGCCGAGCAGGAACTCGGCGTCACGAAATCGAAGGAGTACGAGACCGGCGAGTGGTACGCCGAGGTCGTCCGGAAGGCCGGCCTGGCGAACTACGCGCCCGAGGGGATGTCGGGGTTCATCGTCACCCGACCGCGCGCCTACGAACTGTGGGAGCGCATGCAGGGGTTCCTCGACGCGAAGTTCAAGGAGACGGGCGTGCGGAACGCCTACTTCCCCATGTTCATCCCTGAGTCGTACCTCGAGCGCGAGAAGGACATCGTCGAGGGGTTCGACCCCGAGGTGGCGTGGGTGACCCACGCCGGCCACGACGAACTCGAGGAACGGCTCGCGGTGCGACCCACCTCCGAGTCCATCATCACGCCCTACATCGCCCGGTGGGTCCGGAGCCACCGCGACCTCCCCCTGCGGGTGAACCAGTGGTGTTCGGTCGTCCGCTGGGAGGCGACCGAGACGAAGCCGTTCTTCCGCACGAAGGAGTTCCTCTGGCAGGAGGGCCACACCGCCCACGCCACCCACGAGGACGCGTGGGAGGAGACGATGCTCAGGCTCGACCAGTACGAGTCGACCTACGAGGACTTCCTCGCGGTGCCGGTCCTGCGCGGGCGAAAGCCCGACCACGACAAGTTCCCTGGCGCGGACACGACCACCACCGTGGAGGCGCTGATGCCCGACGGGAAGTCCGTGCAGGGGGGGACCTCCCACCACCTCGGCACGAGCTTCGCGGAGGCGTTCGGCATCACCTACAGCGACGAGGCCGAGGAGGAGACCCTCGCGCACACGACCTCCTGGGGGCTCTCCTGGCGCGCGCTCGGGGCGCTCATCATGACCCACTCGGACGACCAGGGGCTCGTCCTCCCGCCCACGGTCGCGCCCGAGCAGGTCGTCGTGGTCCCCATCTGGCAGGAGGACACCAGGGACGAGGTCCTGGAGTACGCCGAGGGCGTCGCGGAGGAGCTCCGGGAGGCGGGCGTCCGCGTGGAACTGGACGACCGCGACACGCGCAACCCCGGCTTCAAGTTCAACGAACACGAGCTCCACGGCGTCCCCGTCAGGTTCGAGATCGGCCCCCACGAGGTCGAGGACCGCGAGGTGACCGTCGTCCACCGCCCCGACGGCGAGCAGTCGACGGTCGCCCGCGAGGGGATCGCCGACGCCGCACAGGTCCACCTCGACGAGGTGTTCGCCAAGCTGTACGCCGCCGCGGAGGAGAACCTCGAGGGCGGGGTTCGGGACGCCGACGACCGCGCGGGCATCCTCGGCACCATCGGCCAGCACGGCGGCTACGTCCGGGCGCCCTGGTGCGGCGAGGAGGCCTGCGAGGGCGAGATCAAGGAGCAGATCGCCGCAGAGATCGTCATGGTCCCGTTCGAGGACGAGGACGACCTCGTCGACGCCGACCACGACGAGACCTGCGCGATCTGCGGCGAGGCCGCCGAACGGACGGCGTACTTCGCCAAGTCGTACTGA
- a CDS encoding 8-oxo-dGTP diphosphatase, translated as MRDATLCHLVTDDETLLIHKKRGVGSDRYVGPGGKVEPGETPSECVVREVEEEVGVRVHDPEKVGEFEYYSEDWDALVHVYRATEYEGTPSESDEAIPEWFPVGDLPFGEMWATDRDWLPTVLDGGTFRGRFVYHEGDPRVVELETGVRVD; from the coding sequence ATGCGCGACGCGACGCTGTGTCACCTGGTCACCGACGACGAAACCCTCCTGATACACAAGAAGCGGGGCGTCGGCAGCGACCGGTACGTCGGTCCGGGCGGGAAGGTCGAACCGGGCGAGACGCCAAGCGAGTGCGTCGTCCGCGAGGTGGAAGAGGAGGTCGGCGTCCGCGTCCACGACCCCGAGAAGGTCGGCGAGTTCGAGTACTACTCCGAGGACTGGGACGCGCTCGTCCACGTGTACCGCGCGACCGAGTACGAGGGAACGCCGAGCGAGAGCGACGAGGCGATCCCCGAGTGGTTCCCGGTCGGGGACCTCCCGTTCGGGGAGATGTGGGCGACTGATCGCGACTGGCTGCCGACGGTTCTGGACGGGGGGACGTTCCGCGGCCGGTTCGTCTACCACGAGGGGGACCCGCGGGTGGTGGAGCTCGAGACGGGCGTGCGGGTCGACTAG
- a CDS encoding beta-CASP ribonuclease aCPSF1, translating into MSQVDTQLEETKAQIEAEIPDDISVTDVKYEGPELVIYTRHPKAFAGDGDLVRRLASKLRKRITIRPHPDVLSDPREAEDRVLAVIPEDAGVTDLDFHQDTGEVVIEAEKPGLVIGRHGSTLREITQEVGWTPEVVRTPPIESSTVSNVRNFLKQERDERRDVLERVGRQIHREEMADEQWVRITTLGCCREVGRASFILNTAETRILVDCGDKPGAEGEVPYLQVPEALGAGAQNLDAVVLTHAHLDHSALLPLLFKYGYDGPIYTTEPTRDLMGLLTLDYLDVANKEGRTPPYESEQVREAIKHTIPLEYGDVTDIAPDVKLTFHNAGHILGSAVSHFHIGDGLYNVCFSGDIHYEDTRLFNGAVNDFPRVETLVLESTYGGRNDYQTDQEDSEERLIEVINETYERDGKVLIPAFAVGRSQEMMLVIEEAMRSGKIPEMPVHLDGMIWEATAIHTTYPEYMRDELRDRIFHEDENPFLADQFNHIDGGEEERQEVADGGPCIVLTTSGMVTGGPIMSWLRHLGSEEESTLTFVGYQAQGTLGRRIQNGWEEIPIRERGGSGRTSTLTLKMDVETVDGFSGHADRQGLENFVKTMNPRPEKVLCVHGDERSVQDLSSSLYHDYNMRTFAPKNLETFRFK; encoded by the coding sequence ATGAGTCAAGTCGACACCCAACTCGAAGAGACGAAAGCACAGATCGAAGCCGAAATCCCCGACGACATCTCCGTCACCGACGTCAAGTACGAGGGGCCGGAACTCGTCATCTACACGCGCCACCCGAAGGCGTTCGCGGGCGACGGCGACCTCGTCCGCAGGCTGGCCTCGAAGCTCCGCAAGCGCATCACCATCCGCCCGCACCCGGACGTGCTCTCGGACCCGCGGGAGGCGGAGGACCGCGTGCTCGCGGTCATCCCCGAGGATGCGGGCGTCACCGACCTGGACTTCCACCAGGACACCGGCGAGGTCGTCATCGAGGCCGAGAAGCCCGGCCTCGTCATCGGCCGCCACGGCTCGACGCTCCGGGAGATCACCCAGGAGGTCGGCTGGACCCCCGAGGTCGTCCGCACGCCGCCGATCGAGTCATCGACGGTCTCGAACGTCCGCAACTTCCTGAAACAGGAGCGCGACGAGCGCCGCGACGTCCTCGAACGCGTCGGCCGGCAGATCCACCGCGAGGAGATGGCCGACGAGCAGTGGGTCCGCATCACGACGCTCGGCTGCTGTCGCGAGGTCGGGCGCGCGTCGTTCATCCTCAACACCGCCGAGACGCGCATCCTCGTCGACTGCGGCGACAAGCCGGGCGCGGAGGGCGAGGTCCCGTACCTCCAGGTGCCGGAGGCGCTCGGCGCGGGCGCACAGAACCTCGACGCGGTCGTGCTCACCCACGCCCACCTCGACCACTCGGCGCTGCTCCCGCTGCTCTTCAAGTACGGCTACGACGGCCCCATCTACACGACCGAGCCGACCCGCGACCTGATGGGTCTGCTCACGCTCGACTACCTCGACGTCGCGAACAAGGAGGGACGCACCCCGCCGTACGAGTCCGAGCAGGTGCGCGAGGCCATCAAGCATACCATCCCGCTCGAGTACGGCGACGTCACCGACATCGCCCCGGACGTGAAGCTCACGTTCCACAACGCGGGCCACATCCTGGGCTCGGCGGTGTCGCACTTCCACATCGGGGACGGCCTCTACAACGTCTGCTTCTCGGGCGACATCCACTACGAGGACACGCGGCTGTTCAACGGCGCCGTCAACGACTTCCCGCGCGTCGAGACGCTCGTGCTCGAGTCGACCTACGGCGGGCGTAACGACTACCAGACCGACCAGGAGGACTCCGAGGAGCGGCTCATCGAGGTCATCAACGAGACGTACGAGCGGGACGGGAAGGTGCTCATCCCGGCGTTCGCCGTCGGGCGGTCACAGGAGATGATGCTCGTCATCGAGGAGGCGATGCGCTCGGGGAAGATTCCCGAGATGCCGGTCCACCTTGACGGGATGATCTGGGAGGCGACCGCCATCCACACGACCTACCCCGAGTACATGCGCGACGAACTGCGCGACCGCATCTTCCACGAGGACGAGAACCCGTTCCTCGCGGACCAGTTCAACCACATCGACGGCGGCGAGGAGGAGCGCCAGGAGGTCGCCGACGGCGGCCCCTGCATCGTCCTCACGACCTCCGGGATGGTCACTGGCGGGCCCATCATGTCCTGGCTGCGCCACCTCGGGAGCGAGGAGGAGTCCACGCTCACGTTCGTCGGCTACCAGGCCCAGGGGACGCTCGGACGCCGCATCCAGAACGGCTGGGAGGAGATCCCCATCCGGGAGCGCGGCGGGTCGGGCAGGACGAGCACGCTCACCCTGAAGATGGACGTCGAGACCGTCGACGGCTTCTCCGGGCACGCCGACCGGCAGGGGCTCGAGAACTTCGTGAAGACGATGAACCCCCGCCCGGAGAAGGTGCTGTGCGTCCACGGCGACGAGCGCTCGGTGCAGGACCTCTCCTCGTCGCTGTATCACGACTACAACATGCGGACGTTCGCGCCGAAGAACCTGGAGACGTTCCGATTTAAATAG
- a CDS encoding ABC transporter permease — protein MTGRLGGAVERAVQTHAARMAAAVVVLVMAFLWVPIAVLVFMSFAAGGVLSFPPDELTLRWYRVFLSNDAAIDAIVTTLTISIPATAISVVLSTMIAYAVDRYVFRGRDWLQLLATLPIIVPLVVTGVAMVLFFNGTLGLPDYVSVVIAHVIRTIPFATLVILPTFLTFDRGLEEASKDLGADELRTFRQVTLPNVFPGVVAGGLLAFTLSFNEFVYTYFVKGSGDPTLPVYIWNQIRYDVTPEVNVISVVFLLVAVSMVLVAVWLTRVDLLAKR, from the coding sequence GTGACCGGTCGGCTCGGGGGCGCCGTCGAGCGGGCCGTCCAGACCCACGCCGCCCGCATGGCCGCGGCCGTCGTCGTCCTGGTGATGGCGTTCCTCTGGGTGCCGATCGCCGTGCTCGTCTTCATGTCGTTCGCCGCGGGCGGCGTGCTGTCGTTCCCGCCGGACGAACTCACCCTGCGGTGGTACCGCGTGTTCCTCTCGAACGACGCCGCCATCGACGCCATCGTGACGACGCTCACCATCTCGATCCCCGCGACGGCGATCAGCGTCGTCCTCTCGACGATGATCGCCTACGCGGTCGACCGGTACGTCTTCCGGGGGCGCGACTGGCTGCAACTGCTCGCGACCCTGCCGATCATCGTCCCGCTCGTGGTGACGGGGGTCGCGATGGTGCTGTTCTTCAACGGCACCCTCGGTCTGCCCGACTACGTGTCGGTGGTGATCGCGCACGTGATCCGCACCATCCCGTTCGCGACGCTGGTGATCCTCCCGACGTTCCTCACGTTCGACCGGGGGCTCGAGGAGGCCTCGAAGGACCTGGGCGCGGACGAACTCCGGACGTTCCGGCAGGTCACCCTGCCGAACGTCTTCCCGGGCGTCGTCGCCGGCGGCCTGCTCGCCTTTACCCTGTCGTTCAACGAGTTCGTCTACACCTACTTCGTGAAGGGGTCGGGCGACCCGACGCTGCCGGTGTACATCTGGAACCAGATCCGGTACGACGTCACGCCGGAGGTGAACGTCATCAGCGTCGTCTTCCTGCTCGTGGCGGTGTCGATGGTGCTCGTCGCCGTCTGGCTCACGAGGGTCGACCTGCTCGCCAAGCGCTGA
- a CDS encoding ABC transporter permease gives MAGRSDATGESAATGRVDALVESAGGRLDDLAAYFRERPRLRTLAVAGPPYATLVLFFAVPLLAMLVVSFQTGSIGGPWTLSNYAEFLGSEIYLTVVWRTLLVSLQVTAIVSIVGYALAYSIVRFSRRTTLLLLLVILPFWTSYIIRMYAWINILQSDGVLDSTLNAVGLPALGLLYSGPAVLIGFTYVWLPLAVLPFYASLTNMDPDLIEASKDLGAGPVRTFASVTLPTTINGVVTGVVLVFIPTFGSFITPRLLGGTNNIMIGMVIENQFKSAFNWPFGAAIGMVISVVVVALLVLGTRLGGGLFDTGGGEA, from the coding sequence ATGGCGGGGCGCTCGGACGCCACGGGCGAGTCGGCGGCGACGGGCCGGGTCGACGCGCTAGTCGAGTCCGCCGGCGGCCGCCTCGACGACCTCGCGGCGTACTTCCGGGAGCGCCCGCGGCTGCGGACGCTCGCGGTCGCCGGCCCGCCGTACGCGACGCTCGTGCTGTTCTTCGCCGTCCCGCTGCTGGCGATGCTCGTCGTCTCGTTCCAGACGGGTTCGATCGGCGGCCCGTGGACGCTGTCGAACTACGCGGAGTTCCTCGGGTCGGAGATCTACCTCACGGTGGTGTGGCGGACGCTGCTCGTCAGCCTACAGGTGACCGCCATCGTGTCGATCGTCGGCTACGCGCTGGCGTACAGCATCGTCCGCTTCTCCCGGCGGACGACGCTCCTGCTCCTGCTCGTCATCCTGCCGTTCTGGACCAGTTACATCATCCGGATGTATGCCTGGATCAACATCCTCCAGAGCGACGGGGTGCTCGACTCGACGCTGAACGCGGTCGGACTCCCCGCGCTGGGCCTCCTGTACAGCGGACCGGCCGTGCTGATCGGCTTCACCTACGTCTGGTTGCCGCTCGCCGTGCTGCCGTTCTACGCGTCGCTGACCAACATGGACCCGGACCTCATCGAGGCCTCGAAGGACCTCGGCGCGGGGCCGGTGCGGACGTTCGCGTCCGTGACCCTGCCGACGACGATCAACGGCGTCGTCACCGGAGTCGTGCTCGTGTTCATCCCGACGTTCGGCTCGTTCATCACGCCGCGGCTGCTCGGCGGGACGAACAACATCATGATCGGCATGGTAATCGAGAACCAGTTCAAGAGCGCGTTCAACTGGCCGTTCGGCGCCGCCATCGGGATGGTCATCTCGGTCGTCGTCGTGGCGCTGCTCGTCCTCGGCACGCGGCTCGGGGGCGGACTCTTCGACACCGGGGGTGGGGAGGCGTGA
- a CDS encoding ABC transporter ATP-binding protein has product MSLLSVRGLTKEFGDLTAVDDVDFDVEDGEFVSILGPSGSGKSTVLRMVAGFEEPTAGEITLDGESVVGSPPFERDVNMVFQDLALFPHLTVAENIGYGLKQKGVPAAERRERTERMLGMVRLGGYGDRTPAELSGGEQQRVALARALVNEPALVLFDEPLSSLDRKLRQHMQAELQRIQAETDTTFLYVTHDQEVALAVSDRLVVLDDGEIQQVGTVEELYEAPESKFVADFIGDVNAVEGRVTAVERDRAVVDAGDGSVAIPREAADGVDAGDAVDVCVRPYQVRLADDAAAAGDGSFSTAGVVRSRSYQGSDSLYEVETDAWGRLSAEVRGTSFDVGDSVAVAWDAADVHLYRREPTTDEGAEGA; this is encoded by the coding sequence ATGTCCCTGCTGAGCGTCCGCGGGCTCACCAAGGAGTTCGGCGACCTCACGGCCGTCGACGACGTGGACTTCGACGTCGAGGACGGGGAGTTCGTCTCCATCCTCGGCCCGAGCGGCTCGGGGAAGTCGACGGTCCTCCGGATGGTCGCCGGGTTCGAGGAGCCGACTGCGGGGGAGATCACCCTCGACGGCGAGAGCGTGGTCGGGTCGCCCCCGTTCGAGCGGGACGTGAACATGGTGTTCCAGGACCTCGCGCTGTTCCCGCACCTCACCGTCGCCGAGAACATCGGCTACGGGCTCAAACAGAAGGGCGTCCCGGCCGCCGAGCGCCGCGAGCGGACCGAGCGCATGCTGGGGATGGTCCGGCTCGGGGGGTACGGCGACCGCACTCCCGCGGAGCTCTCGGGCGGCGAGCAGCAGCGCGTCGCGCTCGCGCGGGCGCTGGTGAACGAGCCGGCGCTCGTGCTGTTCGACGAGCCGCTCTCCTCGCTCGACCGCAAGCTCCGCCAGCACATGCAGGCGGAACTCCAGCGGATCCAGGCGGAGACGGACACGACGTTCCTCTACGTCACGCACGACCAGGAGGTCGCGCTCGCCGTCTCGGACCGCCTCGTCGTGCTCGACGACGGCGAGATCCAGCAGGTCGGAACGGTCGAGGAGCTGTACGAGGCCCCGGAGAGCAAGTTCGTCGCGGACTTCATCGGCGACGTCAACGCCGTCGAGGGGCGCGTCACCGCGGTCGAGCGCGACCGCGCGGTCGTCGACGCCGGCGACGGGTCGGTCGCGATTCCGCGCGAGGCCGCCGACGGCGTCGACGCGGGCGACGCGGTCGACGTCTGCGTGCGCCCGTACCAGGTCCGCCTCGCGGACGACGCGGCGGCGGCCGGCGACGGGAGCTTCTCGACCGCCGGCGTGGTGCGGAGCCGGAGCTATCAGGGGAGCGACTCGCTGTACGAGGTCGAGACGGACGCGTGGGGTCGCCTGTCCGCCGAGGTCCGGGGGACCTCGTTCGATGTCGGCGACTCGGTCGCCGTCGCGTGGGACGCCGCCGACGTCCACCTCTACCGGCGCGAGCCGACCACGGACGAGGGGGCGGAGGGGGCCTGA
- a CDS encoding ABC transporter substrate-binding protein produces the protein MREFDDGRPTVNRRRFVQGATAAGITAAAGCLGGGGSGSDRAPMDVEEWPPEDLESNLNMWNWYDSWADWAIDAFGDEFDVQVSNTGFSSPDQWYSQLEADNSEIDNVAATTNWVERSIENDYLHELPVDVMPNWENISDRIKEASSFQQDGSVYAVPEALVLYPLTYNDEYFDEAPGSWGVLWDDEHEGDLCMWDNATVSCQIAAMYTGQDPIQPDDFDEIQEVLVQQKPLLQTYWGDYQQGMSLFVNEDVVAGPLTMGRTYSARFQEGAPVHYTAPDEGAMYTSDLFVIPKGSPNPMASLQFTNWASETENAAKLFETMGYQPAVDISDELSEEDAEFTNWPDDWNLVFSETLSDEVRSRYDEIWTAVKAA, from the coding sequence ATGCGTGAGTTCGACGACGGACGGCCGACGGTGAACCGTCGGCGGTTCGTGCAGGGAGCGACCGCGGCCGGAATCACCGCCGCGGCCGGCTGTCTCGGCGGCGGCGGCAGCGGCAGCGATCGGGCTCCCATGGACGTCGAGGAGTGGCCGCCCGAGGATCTCGAGTCGAACCTGAACATGTGGAACTGGTACGACAGCTGGGCCGACTGGGCGATCGACGCCTTCGGGGACGAGTTCGACGTGCAGGTGAGCAACACCGGGTTCTCGTCGCCGGACCAGTGGTACTCCCAGCTCGAGGCGGACAACAGCGAGATCGACAACGTCGCCGCCACCACGAACTGGGTCGAGCGCTCCATCGAGAACGACTACCTGCACGAGCTTCCGGTCGACGTCATGCCCAACTGGGAGAACATCAGCGACCGCATCAAGGAGGCAAGCTCCTTCCAGCAGGACGGCAGCGTCTACGCCGTCCCTGAGGCGCTCGTGCTGTACCCGCTCACCTACAACGACGAGTACTTCGACGAGGCGCCCGGTTCGTGGGGCGTCCTCTGGGACGACGAACACGAGGGCGACCTCTGCATGTGGGACAACGCGACCGTCTCCTGCCAGATCGCCGCGATGTACACGGGACAGGACCCGATCCAGCCCGACGACTTCGACGAGATCCAGGAGGTGCTCGTCCAGCAGAAACCGCTCCTCCAGACGTACTGGGGCGACTACCAGCAGGGAATGAGCCTCTTCGTCAACGAGGACGTCGTGGCGGGGCCGCTCACGATGGGCCGCACCTACTCGGCACGGTTCCAGGAGGGCGCGCCCGTCCACTACACGGCGCCGGACGAGGGCGCGATGTACACGAGCGACCTCTTCGTCATCCCGAAGGGGTCGCCGAACCCCATGGCGAGCCTCCAGTTCACCAACTGGGCCAGCGAGACGGAGAACGCGGCGAAGCTGTTCGAGACGATGGGCTATCAGCCCGCCGTCGACATCAGCGACGAGCTCTCCGAGGAGGACGCCGAGTTCACGAACTGGCCGGACGACTGGAACCTGGTCTTCTCCGAGACGCTCTCGGACGAGGTCCGGTCCCGGTACGACGAGATCTGGACGGCAGTGAAGGCCGCCTAG
- a CDS encoding M20/M25/M40 family metallo-hydrolase produces the protein MNRFTAYNGELRGFVESLLRYDTTEGGERDAQEWVLDRLDSYGFETYEWTADAERLATHPEFPDDPGEIPAADRPSVAGVAEFGDPEAGPTVVLNGHVDVVPADGTLWETDPFEPVWGEADDGAETLTARGAADMKVGTATCVFAGRALADAADDRDLNGRVVVESVAGEEEGGIGAAAAALDSPYPFERDAAIVAEPTDLVPVTATEGSVMKRLHVDGRSAHAARRWNGESVLPHFERIRRAFEDLEAERAERVAHPLYERFANPWPVNVGTVRAGSWASSVPASLDAEVRIGVAPGETIEEAEAEFAARLREVVEDSEWLSAHPPTFERFSVQFSAAETDPDAAVVTALRDAMTAAGLAETAPVGETYGADSRHFVRAGIPAVVFGPGNVDEAHFPNESIRWDDVLAAGEIITDAARRLLS, from the coding sequence ATGAACCGATTCACGGCCTACAACGGGGAACTGCGGGGATTCGTGGAGTCGCTCCTCCGATACGACACGACGGAGGGCGGGGAGCGGGACGCCCAGGAGTGGGTGCTCGACCGCCTCGACTCGTACGGGTTCGAGACCTACGAGTGGACGGCCGACGCCGAGCGGCTCGCGACCCACCCGGAGTTCCCGGACGACCCGGGGGAGATTCCGGCTGCGGACCGACCGAGCGTCGCCGGCGTGGCCGAGTTCGGTGACCCCGAGGCCGGCCCGACGGTCGTCCTGAACGGCCACGTGGACGTGGTCCCCGCCGACGGGACGCTGTGGGAGACCGACCCGTTCGAGCCGGTCTGGGGCGAAGCCGACGACGGGGCCGAGACGCTCACCGCGCGCGGCGCCGCCGACATGAAGGTCGGGACCGCGACGTGCGTCTTCGCCGGGCGGGCGCTCGCCGACGCGGCCGACGACCGCGACCTGAACGGCCGGGTCGTCGTCGAGAGCGTCGCCGGCGAGGAGGAGGGCGGCATCGGCGCCGCCGCGGCCGCGCTCGACTCGCCGTACCCCTTCGAACGCGACGCGGCGATCGTCGCCGAACCGACCGACCTCGTCCCCGTCACCGCGACGGAGGGGAGCGTCATGAAGCGGCTCCACGTCGACGGCCGGTCGGCCCACGCCGCGCGGCGCTGGAACGGCGAGTCGGTGCTACCCCACTTCGAGCGGATCCGCCGGGCGTTCGAGGACCTGGAGGCCGAGCGGGCCGAGCGGGTCGCGCACCCGCTGTACGAGCGGTTCGCGAACCCGTGGCCGGTCAACGTCGGCACCGTCCGCGCGGGCTCGTGGGCGTCGTCGGTGCCGGCGTCGCTCGACGCCGAGGTCCGCATCGGCGTCGCGCCGGGGGAGACGATCGAGGAGGCGGAGGCGGAGTTCGCCGCCCGGCTCCGCGAGGTGGTCGAGGACAGCGAGTGGCTCTCGGCGCACCCGCCGACGTTCGAGCGGTTCTCCGTCCAGTTCTCGGCGGCGGAGACGGACCCCGACGCGGCGGTCGTGACGGCGCTCCGGGACGCGATGACGGCCGCCGGACTCGCGGAGACGGCGCCGGTCGGGGAGACGTACGGCGCCGACTCGCGCCACTTCGTCCGCGCGGGGATCCCCGCCGTCGTCTTCGGCCCCGGGAACGTCGACGAGGCGCACTTCCCGAACGAGTCGATCCGCTGGGACGACGTCCTCGCCGCGGGCGAGATCATCACCGACGCCGCGCGTCGACTCCTCTCTTGA
- a CDS encoding DUF7332 family protein → MRCNARALALAALLLVAAIAVPVAPAAADPADCFGSGEDLRIGSEGPAIDASLYASLFTNLPGEGAFGVSLVGTTGDHRIVTLRTGVVFAGVGDAGEFLSDPFSRFGLAFDYRFELPLLSAATDGGFAYESSDPPVDGVSEAECSVA, encoded by the coding sequence ATGCGGTGCAACGCACGCGCGCTCGCCCTCGCCGCCCTCCTGCTCGTCGCGGCCATCGCGGTCCCGGTCGCGCCGGCCGCCGCCGACCCCGCCGACTGCTTCGGCTCGGGCGAGGACCTCCGGATCGGGAGCGAGGGACCGGCGATCGACGCCTCGCTGTACGCCTCGCTGTTCACGAACCTGCCGGGCGAGGGGGCGTTCGGCGTCTCGCTCGTGGGAACGACCGGCGACCATCGGATCGTCACGCTCCGGACGGGCGTCGTCTTCGCGGGCGTCGGCGACGCGGGCGAGTTCCTCTCGGACCCGTTCTCGCGCTTCGGGCTGGCGTTCGACTACCGGTTCGAGCTCCCGTTGCTGAGCGCCGCGACGGACGGGGGCTTCGCCTACGAGTCGTCCGACCCGCCCGTCGACGGCGTGTCCGAGGCCGAGTGCTCCGTCGCGTAG
- a CDS encoding DUF7344 domain-containing protein, translating into MSSNPDHVVSRTDPTDSITVDALFAVLRDRRRREALSLLVEHDSIALADLADELAVAEFDARLPEIPPAAVKRIYVSLYHDHVPRMADAGLVAYSQERDVVALVSEAERLVARLLEFDEPTDGRSTYATEHSASDTPSTGGSDDS; encoded by the coding sequence GTGAGTAGCAATCCGGACCACGTCGTCTCCCGCACCGACCCGACCGACTCGATCACGGTCGACGCGCTGTTCGCGGTTCTCCGCGACCGGCGTCGACGCGAGGCGCTCTCGTTGCTCGTCGAGCACGACTCGATCGCGCTCGCGGACCTCGCGGACGAACTCGCGGTCGCGGAGTTCGACGCTCGCCTCCCGGAGATCCCGCCGGCGGCGGTGAAACGCATCTACGTCTCGCTGTACCACGACCACGTCCCCCGGATGGCGGACGCCGGCCTCGTCGCGTACAGCCAGGAGCGGGACGTCGTCGCGCTCGTGAGCGAGGCCGAACGGCTCGTCGCGCGGCTGCTCGAGTTCGACGAGCCGACGGACGGACGGTCGACCTACGCGACGGAGCACTCGGCCTCGGACACGCCGTCGACGGGCGGGTCGGACGACTCGTAG